One window from the genome of Nicotiana sylvestris chromosome 9, ASM39365v2, whole genome shotgun sequence encodes:
- the LOC138877621 gene encoding uncharacterized protein produces MLGIGRARPTSMLLQLADRTVKRPSGILDDVLIQVGKFVFPADFVILDCKVDEEIPIILGRPFLATRRALIDCETGELKMRLNDEEITFNVQKSIRRPSEFANCSLIDVVDVIVETDDEMLTIEDPFVACLMNLDEVNGEELVEWVLALKGRGFWDKTLEFEPLHLENRETPPAKPSIEEPPKLELKPLPAQLRYEFLEPDSTLPVIISSSLLDVQAQQLLQEKCHFMVQEGIVLGHRESIKGIEVDRAKVDVIAKLPPPTSVKAIRSFLGHADFYQRCIRDFSKIDNPLCKLLEKYHPFLFFDDCRIVFEELKKWLVTAPIIVSPDWEKPFELMCDASDYAVGAVLGQRKDKLIHPIYYASRTLSRAQLNYTVTEKEMLAVVFAFDKFRSYLIGSKVIVYTDHAALRYLIEKKESKLCLIHWVLLLQEFDLEIHDRKGTENQVADHLSRLEGAEDSVEVEDILETFLDEQLLATSLEQAPWYADFANYLASEFAALPTNDARVVVGFLKKNIFTRFGTPRVIISDGGTHFCNRTFEKLLEKFDIRHKVATPYHPQTSGQVEVSNKEIKSVLTKTLNLDIEVAGTTRITELHELDGFTHLAYESTKLYKERMKRLHDQNIVERHFKPVDMVLLYNSRLRLFPGKLKSRWSDPFRVVEVFPLGAVEIASEKDFHTFRVNGQILKLYIGMKEPKGVSEINLTEPQRNGIMSSSRKRRNTGSSASGSGSSSRVRSQASAPQFDSTRFVSQLAKDRYNAKATKKLLHEVHIDR; encoded by the exons gctctcattgattgtgagacTGGGGAGCTAAAGATGAGATTGAACGACGAAgaaataacattcaatgtgcagaaatctattaGGCGACCAAGCGAATTtgccaattgctctcttattgatgtcgtggatgtaattgtagagactgatgatgagatGCTGACTATTGAGGACCCCTTTGTTGCATGTTTGATGAATTTGGATGAGGTGAATGGAGAAGAACTGGTagaatgggtgttggcattaaagggtagagggttctgggataaaactcttgaatttgagcctttgcacttagaaaatagagaaactccTCCGGCCAAGCCATCcatcgaagaaccaccaaagctggagttaaagCCACTGCCAGCCCAactcaggtatgagttccttgAACCTGACTcaacattacctgttattatctcatctagtttgttagatgtgcaggcacaacaactcttGCAG GAGAAGTGTCacttcatggtacaagagggcatagtcttggggcaccgagAGTCAATCAAAGGAattgaggtggatcgtgctaaagtgGATGTGATAGCAAAGTTGCCCCCTCCAacttcagtcaaggcaatcaggagcttcctTGGGCATGCCGATTTCTACCAGAGATGTataagagacttctcaaaaattgacaatcctctctgtaagttgttagaaaaatatcaccctttcttgttttttGACGATTGTAGGATAGTATTCGAGGAGCTGAAAAAGTGGCTGGTCACAGCACCTATCATTGTTTCCCCCGACTGGGAGaaaccattcgaactcatgtgtgatgccagtgactacgcagtgggggcagtgctgggaCAGCGGAAAGACAAGCTGATacatccaatctactatgctagtagaacacTGAGTAGAGCCCAGCTGAATTACACTGTGactgagaaggagatgttggctgtggtgtttgctttcgacaagttcagatcatacctgattggctccaaggtaattgtatacaccgatcatgcagctctcaggtacttgattgagaagaaggagtctaagcTGTGCCTGATTCATTGGGTGTTGCTACTacaagaattcgacctcgaaattcatgaccgtaagggcacagaaaaccaagtcgctgatcatctatcacgacttgagggagctgaagattcagttgaggttgaggatattctggaaacctttctaGACGAGCAGCTGCTCGCTACTAGTCTTGAGcaagcgccatggtatgcagactttgcaaattacctggccagcg aatttgcagcgttgcccactaatgatgcaagagtggtggtgggatttttgaagaagaacatattcacccgcttTGGGACACCAAGAGTgattatcagtgacggaggcactcacttctgtaatAGAACTTTCGAAAAGTTGCTAGAAAAGTTTGatatacgccacaaggtggctaccccATATCACCCTCAGACTAGTGGgcaagttgaagtgtccaacaaagagataaagagtgtgttaaccaagact CTGAACTTAGATATTGAGGTTGCGGGCACAACAAGAATCACTGAATTGCATGAGCTTGATGGGTTCACGCATCTTGCTTATGAGAGCACAAAGttgtacaaggagagaatgaagaggttgcacgaccagaacattgttgagcgacATTTCAAACCCGTGGACATGGTACTGCTCTATAACTCAAGATTACGGTTGTTCCCTGGTAAGcttaagtcacgatggtctgaTCCATTTCGAGTGGTAGAAGTCTTCCCTTTAGGAGCTGTGGAGATTGCCTCGGAGAAAGACTTtcacacatttagagtcaatggacaGATATTGAAGTTATACATAGGCATGAAGGAGCCAAAGGGAGTGTCTGAGATAAATCTGACGGAACCTCAGAG GAATG GTATAATGAGTTCATCTAGGAAGAGACGCAACACCGGGTCCTCCGCTAGTGGATCGGGAAGCTCCTCGAGAGTCAGGAGTCAGGCCAGTGCACCACAGTTTGACAGCACGAGGTTTGTCTCCCAACTGGCGAAAGACAGATACAATGCAAAGGCAACAAAGAAATTACTACATGAGGTGCATATTGACAGATAA